One Candidatus Margulisiibacteriota bacterium DNA segment encodes these proteins:
- the carB gene encoding carbamoyl-phosphate synthase large subunit, protein MPKRTDIKKIMIIGAGPIVIGQACEFDYSGSQACKALKEEGYEVILINSNPATIMTDPELAHRTYVEPITPEMCAKIIEKERPDALLPTLGGQTALNTAVKLAEMGVLDKFKVEVIGANIASIKMAEERDLFKQAMEKAGLDVPKSGFAHNMEEARVTMEKVGLPVIIRPSFTLGGTGSGIAYNIDEFEKIAKLGLELSPTSEILIEENLTGWKEYELEVMRDKKDNVVIICSIENFDPMGVHTGDSITVAPAQTLTDREYQNLRDQSIAVIRAIGVETGGSNIQFAVHPDTGRVVIIEMNPRVSRSSALASKATGFPIAKFAAKLAVGYTLDEIPNDITKETPASFEPSIDYCVIKIPRFTFEKFPDAEPIIGTSMKSVGETMAIGRTFKEALQKGLRSLEIGRAGLGADGKDEVNPELLNNKLTIPNPDRIFYVKHALQSGMTMDEVFELSRIDRWFLRNMKEIIDEEKGIKASSQKILKDKEALFRAKQYGFSDKQLAYLTGETPEEVRKKRKELGVAAVYKLVDTCAAEFEAYTPYYYSTYETECEVRSSQKKKIMILGGGPNRIGQGIEFDYCCVHASFAIREEGLESIMVNSNPETVSTDYDTSDRLYFEPVTVEDVLNIVDKEHPDGVIVQFGGQTPLNIALALEKAGVPIIGTSPASIDRAEDRKRFAAMLRKLKLNQPPNGTATSKVEAKKIANRIGYPVLVRPSYVLGGRAMRLVYGEDELEDFMQNAVKVSPEHPILVDKFLDDAIEVDVDCVSDGKQTMICGIMEHIEEAGIHSGDSACSIPPYSLSKSVVETIRKNTYAMAKELKVIGLMNTQFAIKGGKVYVLEVNPRASRTVPFVSKATGVPWAKVATKVMLGKSLKAQKASEVEVKHFSVKEAVFPFNRFPGVDAILGPEMRSTGEVMGIDKTFGTAYLKSQIE, encoded by the coding sequence ATGCCTAAACGCACTGACATTAAAAAGATCATGATCATCGGGGCCGGGCCGATCGTTATCGGCCAGGCGTGCGAGTTTGATTACTCCGGTTCGCAGGCGTGCAAAGCGCTGAAAGAAGAGGGGTACGAAGTAATTCTGATCAACTCCAACCCGGCGACAATTATGACCGACCCGGAGCTCGCTCACCGGACCTATGTTGAGCCGATAACGCCGGAAATGTGCGCCAAGATAATTGAAAAAGAACGTCCCGACGCGCTGCTGCCGACGCTTGGCGGGCAGACCGCCCTCAACACCGCGGTAAAACTGGCGGAAATGGGAGTACTGGATAAATTCAAAGTTGAAGTGATCGGGGCGAATATCGCGTCGATCAAAATGGCGGAAGAAAGGGACCTCTTTAAGCAGGCGATGGAAAAAGCGGGGCTTGATGTCCCTAAATCTGGCTTTGCCCACAACATGGAAGAGGCAAGGGTGACGATGGAAAAGGTCGGCTTGCCGGTCATTATCCGGCCGAGCTTTACCCTGGGGGGGACCGGTTCCGGGATCGCCTACAACATTGACGAATTTGAGAAGATCGCCAAGCTGGGCCTGGAGCTTTCGCCGACCAGCGAGATCCTGATCGAAGAGAATTTGACCGGCTGGAAAGAGTACGAGCTGGAAGTAATGCGCGACAAGAAAGATAACGTCGTCATTATCTGTTCGATCGAGAACTTTGACCCAATGGGGGTCCACACCGGCGATTCGATCACCGTCGCGCCGGCGCAGACCCTGACCGACCGGGAATATCAAAACCTGCGGGACCAGTCGATCGCGGTCATTCGGGCGATCGGGGTCGAAACGGGGGGCTCCAATATTCAATTCGCGGTCCATCCTGATACCGGACGGGTGGTGATCATTGAAATGAACCCGCGTGTTTCTCGCTCCTCTGCCCTGGCCTCCAAGGCGACCGGCTTCCCGATCGCCAAGTTTGCCGCCAAGTTGGCGGTTGGTTATACATTGGACGAGATCCCCAACGACATTACCAAAGAGACCCCGGCCTCCTTTGAACCGTCGATCGATTACTGTGTTATTAAGATCCCGCGCTTTACGTTTGAAAAATTCCCCGATGCCGAGCCGATCATTGGGACTTCGATGAAGTCGGTCGGCGAGACGATGGCGATTGGCCGGACCTTTAAAGAAGCGCTGCAAAAAGGGCTCCGTTCCCTTGAGATCGGCCGGGCCGGTCTTGGTGCTGATGGTAAAGATGAGGTCAACCCAGAGTTATTGAACAACAAACTGACTATCCCGAACCCCGACCGGATATTTTACGTGAAGCATGCCCTTCAGTCCGGGATGACCATGGATGAGGTCTTTGAACTTTCCAGGATCGACCGCTGGTTCCTGCGGAATATGAAGGAGATCATTGATGAGGAGAAAGGGATCAAGGCATCAAGTCAGAAAATATTAAAAGACAAAGAGGCGCTGTTTCGTGCCAAACAATACGGTTTTTCCGATAAACAACTCGCTTATTTGACCGGGGAGACGCCCGAAGAGGTCAGAAAAAAGCGAAAAGAGCTTGGAGTGGCGGCGGTCTATAAGCTGGTCGACACCTGCGCCGCGGAATTTGAGGCCTATACCCCGTATTATTATTCGACTTACGAGACCGAGTGCGAGGTCAGAAGTTCCCAAAAGAAAAAGATCATGATCCTGGGGGGCGGGCCGAACCGGATCGGGCAGGGGATCGAGTTCGATTACTGCTGTGTCCACGCCTCCTTCGCGATCCGCGAAGAAGGTCTTGAATCGATCATGGTCAATTCCAACCCGGAAACGGTCTCGACCGATTATGACACCTCCGACCGCCTCTATTTTGAGCCGGTGACGGTCGAAGACGTGCTGAATATTGTTGACAAAGAGCATCCGGACGGGGTGATAGTCCAGTTTGGCGGACAGACCCCGCTCAATATCGCTCTGGCGCTGGAGAAGGCGGGGGTGCCGATCATCGGGACATCGCCAGCTTCGATCGACAGGGCGGAAGACCGCAAACGTTTCGCGGCGATGCTCCGCAAGCTCAAGCTCAATCAACCGCCGAACGGGACTGCCACGTCAAAAGTAGAAGCAAAAAAGATCGCCAACCGGATCGGCTACCCGGTTCTGGTCCGGCCAAGCTATGTTCTGGGCGGACGGGCGATGCGGCTGGTCTACGGCGAAGACGAACTGGAAGACTTTATGCAGAACGCGGTGAAGGTTTCGCCTGAACATCCAATCCTGGTCGACAAGTTCCTGGATGATGCCATTGAAGTTGATGTTGACTGCGTGTCCGACGGCAAGCAGACGATGATCTGCGGCATTATGGAGCATATTGAAGAAGCGGGGATCCATTCGGGGGATTCGGCCTGCTCCATTCCGCCGTATTCCTTGAGCAAGAGCGTGGTTGAAACGATCAGGAAAAACACCTATGCCATGGCCAAAGAACTTAAAGTTATTGGCCTGATGAACACCCAGTTCGCGATCAAGGGGGGGAAGGTTTACGTTTTAGAAGTTAACCCCCGCGCCTCCCGGACTGTCCCCTTTGTCAGCAAAGCGACCGGTGTCCCCTGGGCCAAAGTCGCGACCAAGGTTATGCTTGGCAAATCGCTCAAAGCACAGAAAGCGAGCGAAGTTGAGGTCAAACATTTTTCTGTCAAAGAAGCGGTCTTTCCCTTTAACCGGTTTCCGGGAGTCGACGCGATCCTGGGGCCGGAGATGAGATCGACCGGCGAGGTCATGGGTATCGACAAGACCTTCGGCACGGCATATCTCAAAAGCCAGATCGAGAT
- a CDS encoding Bro-N domain-containing protein translates to MTNKPEKQIAIFRGKEIRKTIHNDEWWFSVADVVEVLTDSSDPRQYIKKMRQRDNELDGKWGTICTPLELSAPDGKIRETNCANTEGVFRIIQSIPSIKAEPFKRWLAKVGYERIQEIEDPELATKRTRALYKAKGYPEAWVEKRMRGIAIREELTDEWQKRGIKEQKEYAILTAEIANAAFGMTLSEYKKHKGLNRENLRDHMTDLELIFSILGEAATTEITRNKNPKGFNENKKTARAGGAVAGRAREDLEKRSGKKVVSKENYLGLGEQDELMRIEGYNK, encoded by the coding sequence ATGACAAATAAGCCGGAAAAGCAAATAGCGATTTTCCGTGGGAAAGAGATCAGAAAAACCATCCATAACGACGAATGGTGGTTTTCTGTCGCTGATGTGGTGGAGGTATTGACAGATAGTTCCGACCCGCGCCAATACATTAAAAAAATGAGGCAGAGAGATAATGAGCTGGATGGCAAGTGGGGTACAATTTGTACCCCACTTGAATTAAGCGCCCCTGATGGGAAAATTAGAGAAACTAATTGCGCTAATACTGAAGGTGTTTTTCGTATAATACAGTCAATTCCTTCAATCAAAGCCGAGCCATTTAAGCGCTGGTTGGCAAAGGTTGGATACGAACGGATCCAGGAGATCGAAGATCCTGAACTGGCGACTAAAAGAACTCGCGCTTTATATAAAGCAAAAGGATACCCGGAGGCTTGGGTAGAGAAACGGATGCGCGGTATCGCGATCAGGGAAGAACTGACCGATGAATGGCAAAAAAGGGGAATAAAGGAGCAAAAGGAATACGCGATTTTGACCGCAGAGATAGCTAATGCGGCTTTTGGCATGACGCTGAGTGAATACAAAAAACACAAAGGCCTGAACAGAGAGAATTTGCGCGACCATATGACCGATTTGGAGCTGATTTTCTCTATACTTGGTGAGGCGGCCACTACCGAAATTACTCGCAATAAAAACCCCAAGGGTTTTAATGAAAACAAAAAAACAGCACGGGCAGGCGGCGCGGTGGCGGGAAGAGCAAGGGAAGACCTGGAGAAGCGAAGCGGTAAAAAGGTTGTGTCCAAAGAAAATTATTTGGGGTTGGGAGAACAGGATGAGTTGATGCGAATTGAAGGGTACAACAAATGA
- the carA gene encoding glutamine-hydrolyzing carbamoyl-phosphate synthase small subunit, whose amino-acid sequence MKAILALEDGTIFAGRSFGAVGERCGEVVFNTSLTGYQEILTDPSYKGQIVCMTYPLIGNYGINEEDLESAIPHCEGFVVRENSQIASNFRSTGKLDDYLKKHGIIGIEGIDTRMLTRRLRLQGSLKGIISTTENDTQALVKKAKESSGVEGVDLVKVVTCKKPYVWNETSYAKMSNDQCQMTNECKYHIVAYDFGIKFNILRNFQRLGCRITVVPATTPAAEVLAMNPDGIFLSNGPADPAAVTYAIENIKQLIGKKPIFGICLGHQLIGLAMGAKTYKLKFGHHGGNQPTMDLNTRKVDITSQNHGFAVDPKTFTKEMEVTHINLNDETVEGFRHTKLPVFSVQYHPEAGPGPRDAHYLFDKFIGMIEESKK is encoded by the coding sequence ATGAAAGCAATACTCGCACTAGAAGATGGAACAATATTTGCAGGAAGATCTTTCGGCGCGGTAGGGGAAAGATGCGGTGAAGTTGTTTTCAATACCTCGCTGACCGGCTACCAGGAAATACTGACCGATCCTTCATATAAGGGACAGATCGTCTGCATGACTTATCCGCTGATCGGCAACTACGGGATCAACGAAGAAGACCTGGAATCGGCTATTCCCCACTGCGAAGGGTTTGTGGTCCGAGAAAACTCTCAAATCGCCTCCAATTTCCGCTCCACCGGCAAACTTGACGACTATCTAAAAAAGCACGGGATCATCGGGATCGAGGGGATCGATACCCGGATGCTGACCAGGCGGCTTCGTCTGCAAGGATCACTAAAAGGGATCATTTCTACCACAGAAAACGATACTCAAGCATTGGTAAAAAAGGCAAAAGAATCGTCTGGGGTTGAAGGGGTCGACCTGGTTAAGGTCGTTACCTGTAAGAAGCCTTACGTTTGGAATGAAACTAGCTACGCTAAAATGTCAAATGACCAATGTCAAATGACAAATGAATGTAAATATCATATTGTCGCTTATGATTTTGGGATTAAGTTCAATATTTTGCGCAATTTTCAGCGGCTTGGCTGTAGGATAACGGTTGTTCCGGCGACTACTCCGGCAGCCGAAGTTTTGGCCATGAATCCTGACGGTATTTTTCTCTCAAACGGTCCGGCCGATCCGGCGGCGGTTACTTACGCGATTGAAAACATCAAACAATTGATCGGTAAAAAGCCGATCTTTGGCATTTGCCTTGGCCACCAGCTCATCGGGTTGGCGATGGGGGCCAAGACCTACAAGCTAAAATTTGGCCATCATGGCGGGAACCAGCCAACGATGGATCTTAATACCAGGAAAGTTGACATTACCTCGCAAAACCACGGGTTTGCCGTTGATCCCAAAACTTTTACCAAAGAGATGGAAGTGACCCATATCAATTTAAATGACGAAACGGTCGAAGGGTTCCGGCATACCAAACTGCCGGTCTTTTCGGTCCAGTACCACCCGGAAGCGGGACCGGGACCGCGCGACGCGCACTATTTATTTGATAAGTTTATTGGGATGATTGAGGAGAGTAAGAAATGA